The sequence below is a genomic window from Desulfovibrio sp. JC022.
CCTTGGAATCGGTTATCCCGGTAATTCCGTCTTGCGCTTCACAACGTGCAGGGCGGAATGGATCTTCTGTTGATTTCTGTGGTGCTTCCAAGCGTTTAAAACCGTCCACAATATCAAGAAATGCTTCAATGCGGGTTTCAATTCCGGCATCAGCAGTGTGGCTGTCCAGTTCAAGAGTCAGTGAGGGCTTACGGCCCATGACTTTGCGGAAATGGCCTAGCAGAAAGGAATCCGGTCCGCAGGAAAAATTAGTAATGTAGGTGCCGAATAGCTTGGGATGTGCAGCTACCCGTTTTGCGGCGTCCATGATCTGTTCCCCGGTGGCCCAGTACATATTTAGCTCTTCACCACATTTTTCACTGCGAGGAAGCATGTCGCAAGGGATGATATTCACGCCGCGAGTGGCAAATTTGGCGGGGATTGATTTGTTGGCCCATGAGCTGAATGCATTATACGGCCTGCCGAAAAGAACCATGGATTGTTTGTCGTTTTTATCCAGCCCGGACATGAACTCTTCGCCCTTGTTGCGTAGGTCGGCAAAGAATTGTTCCTGTTCGGCGATGGCTGCTTCAAGAGCGTCCAAAGCTTGTTTAAGGTCCACTTTAAGTTTGGCTGCTGTGTGGAGCAGGGCTTTGCGTAATTGCTCTTTACCTTCCTGCATGTGGATGACCGGGGCTAGCAGGGAGCGATTTTCCAGTTCCGGGAAGGCGGATTTCAGATAGTAAGGTTCTCCCTGAACCAGTACGCAGGTGCAGGAACGGTCACCGCTTTTGAGCGGCATGGAGCGTAGGTGGGGCAGGAAAATATGATTCGTCTCAAGCTTAAGCAGCTCGCCCAGCCCGCCATGGGCCAGTTCCACCGGATGGCAGAAGGGCGCACCTTTCTGCTCGATTCCGTCAGAATCAATTTTCTCAGGCATCCTGATTCCGAAGCCCATTTTAGTGAAAAAAGTGTTGAAGAGCGGGAACCACGTATTCATGAGCAGGGAGCGGTTCATGCCTATGACCGGCTGGCCCTCCACTGGTTCAGTTAAATCGCGGAAGACCCGTTTTTCCCGCCAGAGCACGAGGTCTTCTTCCGGCTTGGCGTCCTTGGCTACTTTGGAATTATCAAAGCGGTTGCAGATACCGCCAAACGGGAAGGTCTTCCCTTTCACTTCAATGCGGGCAATGGAACAGCCGAGGTCGCAATCTCTTCCGGCCCCGTTGCAGATGAAGGGAGATTTGTAAGTGACTTCGCGTTTGGCTAGTTCGGCGGGGTTGAAGTTTCCGCTGGCAATGCTGCCCAGTTCGGCCCGTTTTGCCGCTTCAAGAGCTACTCCGAAGGCTCCGGTAAGTCCCGGATGGGGAGGAACAATGATTTCCTGTCCGGTTAACGCAGCCATGGCGGTGGGCACGGCCTTGTTATAGCAGACACCGCCCTGCATGAAAATTTTCTGCCCGACAGTGCGGTTGCCTTTAACCCGGTTGGAGTAGTTGATACAGATGGAGTAGACCAGACCGGCAACCATATCCTCGAGCGGAACACCCTCTTGCGCCGCAAGCTTGAGATCAGATCCAATGAAAGCCGCGCACTGGTCATTGAAGTTGGGCGGATTCTGTCCTTTAAAGGCCACCCCGGCAATGTCGGTTACATCAATGCCCAAAGTTTCTTTGGCACTTTCTTCCAGAAATGATCCGGTTCCGGCACTGCATGCTTCGTTCATGGCGTAGTCGCAGGGCACTGAGTTTTTTAGCCATGTATATTTGGCATCCTGCCCGCCGATTTCGAAAATTGTGTCCACCTCTGGATCGTAATGCACAGCAGCAGTGGCGTGGGCGGTGATCTCATTGATGATTCCGTCAGTTCCCGCATGCAGTCCGGCAATGTTGCGGCCTGATCCCGTTACGCCCATTACTTCGGCTGTGGTTCCGGCAGGCACTTGTGCAGCCAGATTTGCATATACCTTGCGCGAGGCCCCGATGGGATCGCCGTCCGTGCGCAGGTAGCATGAACCTATAATTTCGGTCCTCTCCAGATCAAGCAGCACGCCTTTAGTTGTGGTTGAGCCTACATCAAGACCTATGGCCAGCTTGTTTCCGGGGATGAATTCAGCCTGTGTACTCTCATGAAATTTTACGGAATCAGTGAAGTTTTTAAGCGGTGGCAAAAAGGTGAATGCGGTATCACCGCTATGAATGAGAGAGTTGCAATCTTCAGGCAGCAGGTTGCCGTTCTCGGAAGCCCAGATTGCCGCGCCAAGAGCCTCAAAGCAGTGCCCGTGTTCCGGCAGCAGCAGGTCCGGGATTTCCCGGCGCAGTTCATTGACCATGAATTTGTTCTGTGAACAATTACCGATCAGGGCTACTTTTTTCGAAGGCAGTTTGCGGAGCAGTTCAATGCATTTTCCAGCCATCATGCGGGCCAGTCCTGCAACTACAGCTTCCTTTTCCACTCCCTTGTTCAGGGCGTGGGTGCAATCGCTTTTGCAGAATACCGAACAGCGCCCGGAAACCTTATGCGGTTCACTCATTTCCATGGTGGACATGTCATCTATGTTCAGGCCCATGCGTCCCAATTGCTGGACAAGAAATTCTCCGGTACCGGATGCGCATTTATTACCGGTGTGCACGGTTTCCACCTTACCGTCGGCATCAAGCAGGTAGGCCATGAAGGTTTCGCCGCCTGCGCTGAGCACTGTGCGGTAACCATCTTCTATGAACTTTTGATATGTAAGGGCAGTCTCAAGGGCCTGCGGTTCGGAAATGGTGGGCAGGTCCAGCAGATGGCGGAATTTACGTCCGGTTACGGCAGCCGGGATGTCTTGCGGCAATTCCAGTTCCTGTAATCCTTTAATCACGGCTTGCGCGGGATTACCTTCGTGGTTCAGTGAAATTGATTTGAGGATTTCAATTTTGCCGTTATCGTTCCCGGTCAGGACCATGCTGACTGAGGAAGCTCCGGCGCAAATTCCCAGTGAAATTGTCATTTGATCAGTTGAGGGCTGGCTAATTTTTAAGTGCGGGTAGTTCAATTTCAAAAACCTTGTTCCAGAATTTTCCGGTCACGAAAAGCCGTTTTCCGGCTGCATCCCAGGCAATGCCGTTGGCGGCTTCGGCCTTTTCCCCGGCAAGGGGGCGTAAGGAGGATATATCAAGCCAGAATTTTACTTTGCCATTTATGGGATCAATGGCTGCGATGCGGTCTTTTTTCCAGATATTGCTGAAAATCAGGCCGTTTATATATTCAAGTTCATTGAGCCGATGGATATTGGCAATACCATCGGTGACCCGTAATCTTTTGATACGGGCGAAATCGTAGGGGTCCCTGAAGGTGATCACTGAAGAACCATTGCTCTGGTATATGAATTGTCCATCCGTGGTCAGGCCCCATCCTTGCCCTTTGTATTTGAAGAATCCTTTGCGGGCAAGAGAAGCGGAGTCATATATATAACATTTGCCCGAACGCCATGTTAGCTGGAATATTTTGTTGTTCCAGTAACAGATACCTTCACTGAAAATATTTTCATCATTTTTGACCATGGTACGCACAATGCCGCTTTCCAGCTCTATCTTACGCAGTGAGGAGCGTCCTCGCTTGCCTGTACTCTCGTATAAGTAGCCGTCGTGATAGAAAAAACCCTGCGTGAATGCCGAATCATCATGCGGGAACTGGGTAACCAGCTTGCAGCGGATAACCGGGACACCATTTGTTTTGCGGGCATAGCTTTTTAGCCCGAAAAAGTGCAATATAAAGATGGCGGTAATTAATATTAAAATTGGACGGTATTTTTGCATCGGGCTGAAGCCTAGCTGATTTCTTTTTGATGTTCCAGATACAGAAAGCTTATTTTTTATTTAGTAGCTGGAACTCTAAATGGAAATGGATTAAATGCCGATCAAGTGAGTGTAGATGAGGGGTTTGCAACAATCTCAAGCCCGACCTTTTTTTTGGTCGCCGGAGTCTAATGCAATGAGTACTGGAACCTCATTATTCGACTATACTCCTCCTGCCGATCAGGTAGTTGAAGAGGAAACCGAATTCGTAACGGTGGTGTCGTTGCGTTCGGATTCCCATAAACCAAAAGGCAAGAAATACTGGCTGGCCAGTAAGCTTGATGATGAACGTTTTGAACTGCTGCTTCTGAATGAGAACAGGGTTCCGGCAGGTGATCCTGAAATAATCAGCAGTGGAGAATTTGCAGCCCATTACTCCCTTGAGCTGGACTATTACCAGCAGCATGTGCGTCCGGCTATGGAACAGCAGGATGGGCGGCTCAGCAGGGGGGAGGCTCATCGTGAGCAGGGCGAGTTCTACAGTGCGGAGATGGAGTACGCCGACGCGCTGGCAGTGGACGAAGAGAATGTCCGCGCAACTTTCGGACTTGGTCTGACCTATCTCGAGAAAGGTGACGTGGAAAGGGCGCAGGAAGTTTTTGCAAAAGTCCTGCAACTAAAGTCCGCTTTTACTACCGAACATAAACACATGTTCAATGATTTCGGCATATCCATGCGCAAGAACGGCATGTATCGCGAAGCCCTGCAATACTACAATCGGGGTGTTGATCTCGACAGTGCCGATGAAAATCTTTTTTTCAATATTGCCCGCACCTATTATGAATCCGGAGACTGGGAAAATTGTTTCCGCCACCTGACCATGTGTCTTGAAAAGAATCGGGGCATTCAGGAAGCCCAGAAGTTTTGCCATTACCTGATCAAAAAAACCGAAGAAGATGAAACCATGCTTCGTGAAATGGGAGCAGGGGATAAAGGCAAGACCTTGCGCAG
It includes:
- a CDS encoding tetratricopeptide repeat protein, coding for MSTGTSLFDYTPPADQVVEEETEFVTVVSLRSDSHKPKGKKYWLASKLDDERFELLLLNENRVPAGDPEIISSGEFAAHYSLELDYYQQHVRPAMEQQDGRLSRGEAHREQGEFYSAEMEYADALAVDEENVRATFGLGLTYLEKGDVERAQEVFAKVLQLKSAFTTEHKHMFNDFGISMRKNGMYREALQYYNRGVDLDSADENLFFNIARTYYESGDWENCFRHLTMCLEKNRGIQEAQKFCHYLIKKTEEDETMLREMGAGDKGKTLRSDILNLFRKMQVAAGVELDDAIEKTHEIRDRMIALEEEDMQMKEIEKDLYKVDGDF
- a CDS encoding glutaminyl-peptide cyclotransferase, whose translation is MQKYRPILILITAIFILHFFGLKSYARKTNGVPVIRCKLVTQFPHDDSAFTQGFFYHDGYLYESTGKRGRSSLRKIELESGIVRTMVKNDENIFSEGICYWNNKIFQLTWRSGKCYIYDSASLARKGFFKYKGQGWGLTTDGQFIYQSNGSSVITFRDPYDFARIKRLRVTDGIANIHRLNELEYINGLIFSNIWKKDRIAAIDPINGKVKFWLDISSLRPLAGEKAEAANGIAWDAAGKRLFVTGKFWNKVFEIELPALKN
- a CDS encoding acyl-CoA dehydratase activase, which encodes MTISLGICAGASSVSMVLTGNDNGKIEILKSISLNHEGNPAQAVIKGLQELELPQDIPAAVTGRKFRHLLDLPTISEPQALETALTYQKFIEDGYRTVLSAGGETFMAYLLDADGKVETVHTGNKCASGTGEFLVQQLGRMGLNIDDMSTMEMSEPHKVSGRCSVFCKSDCTHALNKGVEKEAVVAGLARMMAGKCIELLRKLPSKKVALIGNCSQNKFMVNELRREIPDLLLPEHGHCFEALGAAIWASENGNLLPEDCNSLIHSGDTAFTFLPPLKNFTDSVKFHESTQAEFIPGNKLAIGLDVGSTTTKGVLLDLERTEIIGSCYLRTDGDPIGASRKVYANLAAQVPAGTTAEVMGVTGSGRNIAGLHAGTDGIINEITAHATAAVHYDPEVDTIFEIGGQDAKYTWLKNSVPCDYAMNEACSAGTGSFLEESAKETLGIDVTDIAGVAFKGQNPPNFNDQCAAFIGSDLKLAAQEGVPLEDMVAGLVYSICINYSNRVKGNRTVGQKIFMQGGVCYNKAVPTAMAALTGQEIIVPPHPGLTGAFGVALEAAKRAELGSIASGNFNPAELAKREVTYKSPFICNGAGRDCDLGCSIARIEVKGKTFPFGGICNRFDNSKVAKDAKPEEDLVLWREKRVFRDLTEPVEGQPVIGMNRSLLMNTWFPLFNTFFTKMGFGIRMPEKIDSDGIEQKGAPFCHPVELAHGGLGELLKLETNHIFLPHLRSMPLKSGDRSCTCVLVQGEPYYLKSAFPELENRSLLAPVIHMQEGKEQLRKALLHTAAKLKVDLKQALDALEAAIAEQEQFFADLRNKGEEFMSGLDKNDKQSMVLFGRPYNAFSSWANKSIPAKFATRGVNIIPCDMLPRSEKCGEELNMYWATGEQIMDAAKRVAAHPKLFGTYITNFSCGPDSFLLGHFRKVMGRKPSLTLELDSHTADAGIETRIEAFLDIVDGFKRLEAPQKSTEDPFRPARCEAQDGITGITDSKGEWHAVNDPKVTLLIPSLGEISTDFLAASMQRDNIRYKVLPHADEAALKMGRNNSSCKECLPLQLTAGALLEYLENRAEDELTLFLMPKAKGPCRFGQYSVFMNDLIERLEIPDLAIFAPSSTDGYGGLSTGVTLGMWQGIVTGSILEDIHATIATAAVDKDAALKLFWEVRQDLLGAMKSWKEFSKALRKAANALSKIKLAKPVQEYPVISLLGEIYVRHDPLARRSLPEKLTEQGFIVRVAPVLEWMKYTDWLNRKSIEGKAELKTLITQGVKSYFERRIRHILGKSGMLFYPGPNVREVVSHGKPHISEQLTGEAILTVGTSLHEIMSPSCGVISIGPFGCMPSRVAEAVLNEKFRAGSAGRKATSVLETDSRLPFLAIETDGNPFPQLIEARLEAFCLQARRLHERMTASINKDS